TCACCGACATCGTGCGGTTCCGGCTACCTGTCCGTGAAGTCGCCGAGCAGATGTGGAAGCTACTCAAAGTGACAGCTTTGCCCGCATTGCTGATGGCAGTGCCCATCGGTGCGGAAGTGTCGGTCCAGGTCGGCGGAATCATGAACCAGGTCGGCGCCAATTCGCTTGCCGGCGCAGCAAGCGGTTTGGGCGTTGTCGGTCAGGGTGCGCCCATGGCAGCCGGTCTGTTGATGAGTGGTGCCGCAGCGTCCGCCATAGCGTCGGACCTGGGCGCGCGTGCCATTCGCGAGGAGATCGAAGCTATTCGGGTGATGGGAATCGATCCGGTCCAGCGTTTGGTGGTTCCGCGATTCATCGCGATGATCGCCATCGCCCCCATGTTGTGTGTGTCGATTATTGCCGCCGGTGTTGCTGCAGGCCTGATTATTTCGGCCAATGTGAACAATGTGGTCCCGGGAAGTTTCTGGCAGTCGTTCGGTTCATTCGCCACGACAACGGATTTGGCGTTCTCGGTACTCAAGTCGGTGCTGTTCGCGGCCATCGTGGTCTTGATCGCGAGCCTGCGTGGTCTGGAGGCAAAGGGCGGTCCCAAGGGCGTGGCAAACGCTGTCAACGCCTCGGTCGTTCTGAGCGTGTTCTGCATCTTCATGACCAATTTGGGTGTCAGTCAGCTGCAGATGATGTTCTTCCCGGCGAGGTTGGCATGATGGGCGGCGGAGTGATGTTGCGTCCTGTTCGGGTGCTGGGTCAAGCAGTAACACGTGGGATCGAAGAAGTCGGTCAAGCCGCCGTGTTCACTGCCAAGACGATCTCGCTGCTACCGAAAACCGTTCGGCACTATCGGAAACAGACCATGACCACGATGAACAACATGGCGTGGGGCAATGGTTCGCTGATCGTCGACGGTGGCGTCGTGAGCTTGATGTTCTTCCTCGGTGTTGCAGTGGGTGCAGTAGTCGCAATTCAGGCCTTCATGGCTTTCGATCTGTTGGGCTTCGGAGCTCTTACCGGGATAATCGGGTCTTTCGGCAACGTCCGGGTGATCGCGCCGATCATCACCGGTATCGGGTTCGCAGCGCAGGCCGGGTGCCGTATGACAGCGGAGATCGGTGCCATGCGGATTTCCGAGGAGATCGACGCCACAGAATCGATGGGCTTGCAAGCAATTCCGTTTGTGGTGGGAACCAGGTTGATCGGCAGCATGCTGATCGTCATTCCGGGATATCTGATGGCCCTCATGGTCAGCTTCATCACCGGTGGTTTCATCATCAAGACTTTTCACAGTCAACCGTCGGGTACCTACGATCACTACTTCAGCCAATTTCTCAGTGTTCCCGATCTAGCTGCCTCTGTACTCAAGGCCGTGATCTTCTGCGGTGTCGTGACGATGATCCATTGCTACTACGGCTATTTCGCCAACGGCGGACCGGCCGGCGTCGGTGCCGCGTCGGGGCAGGCAATCAGGGCGAGTTTGGTAGCGATCGTTGTCCTCAATTTTCTGATGACTGTAGCAATTTGGGGCCTCAGCCCCGAGTTGGCGTTCAAGGGATGATGCAGTGAGCAAATCGAGCAGTCAGGACTTCCTGCGAGGGGTGCCGAGGCGGCAGGCCAAGGTTCTGCATTCAGCAGGACTAGGTGTGATCGTGACGGCATGTGCGGTAGTCGTCTTCGCAGTCTGGATCCTTCCGAAGTTCGATGAACCGAGTGGTATGCCGATCAGTATCGACGTCCCGTTTGTGGGCCCGGGCGTCACGACCGGCACCAAAGTGATCCTGCGTGGTGGCGAGGTGGGGGAGGTAGTCCGCCTCGAGCGGACGGATTCGGAGTCCGTTCGGCTGGATTTGGAGCTTGATCACGACCAAATCAGCGGTCTCACAGATACTTTCGATGTCGACTTTCGGCCCCGGAACTACTTCGGCTCTACGGCGGTGAACCTGGTCAGTCGATCCGGTGGTGTTGCATTGGCGTCCGGGGCTACGCTCGAACGCCTTCCCCTCGGCGACTTCACGATGTCGACCATGATCGAGAAGGGGTCGTTGACAATTGACGGCACCTTGACCGATTCCATGATTACCACGCTGAACAAGACGATCAGGTACACCGATGGATTGACTCCGTTGTTCGACGCCGGACTGATATTTGCCGACCGGGTCGCTCAGACCCAGCGAGAACTACCGAGCGAGCTTCTCGCGTATCTCAACGACGTTCTCGGCGAGATGCCGGCCTTCAACCGAGCCGCGATCGACGCATTGACCAGTATCTACTACAGCGTGTTCAACGTGCGACCGGACGGATCGATCGGAGTGCACGACCCGCTCCTGGACGAGGCAGATCAAGGACTTGCATTGGCGGCAACCAAATTGTTCGGACAAGCAGGCGCGCTATTGGCCTCGCACGGAGATGAATTGACACCCGTGACCCAGGTGGTCGCGACGATCGCAGACATGATCCCGCACCTTCGTGAGGACGGCGCGCAGCCGGAGCGCTTACGGGAAGCGATCGAAAGCCTGGACAATGCGTTTTCCGACACCGATACGGGGAAACGACTCGATCTGCGCATCGTTCTCGACGACATTCCGTCTTTGGCGGTACCTCTCGGAATCACACGCGCATCCGCGCCGCTCGGTGAAGGGGCAGGCCAGTGAGAATAGCGTCGGAGTATGCGCTCACGCTGGTCAAGCTTGCCGTCGCAGTACTGGTTTCGGCGCTGCTGTTCGTCATTGTGGTGAGTGCGATGAAGAATCCAGTGTCCGGTGAAACACACAGCTATAGTGCCGAATTCACTGATGTATCGGGATTGGGTATCAATGGGGACGTGAGAACGCAAGGTGTTCGGATAGGAAAGATCGAAGAAGTTGATCTTGTGCGCGAAGATGGGCGCAGTGTTGCGAAAGTTCGTTTCACCATGGAAACCGACTACGAACTGACCGAGAACACAATCCTGGCAGTCAAGTATCAGAACCTCACCGGCGTGCGCTATATCGATGCCGAATTCGCGGCACTGCCGGGTAATTCGGTGGAGACGCTCTCCGCTGATCGGACACGTCCGTCGTTCGACATCACGACACTGTTCAACGGACTGCAACCGGTGCTGGCCACCATGAGCACAGACGACATCAACACCTTCACCGAGAACGCAATATCGCTCTTGCAAGGTGATGGCGGCGGGTTGGCACCCATGCTCGACGATGCCCAGAAGTTGGCTGATCTCGCGCACGACCGTGAACAGGTGCTGTCGACACTTACCGACAACCTCGCCCGCATCTCCGACAGTATGGGCGGTCGTTCCCCTGAAGTCGTGGAGTTCCTGGAGTCGGTCAGCTTTCCTATCGCCAAAGCGATGTCGGTTCTTGACGAATTCCCGAAGACAGCGAAATTCGGACCCGAATTTCTCACCCCCATAAAGCGTCTCATCGACGGCTCGGGGCTCTACCCCGGAATGGACGTCGACAAGATGATGTCCGATGCTTTCGCGTCGATGCCGGATGCTGCGGAGGCTCTGCGACTCCTGCCCATGGCATTTGCCGGCCTTCAATTACCCAACGCGGCGCCACAGGGTCCTGATGCATTGCACTGCAGTAACGGAGTTGCTCAATTACCCAGTGAGGTCGAGGTTTTGCTGAGAGGTATCGAGGTCGTCGTATGCAACCCCTGACCAGAATTCGAAAGCCGGTAGCACCCGGACCCGAGTCGGAGGTGCGGCGACAAGTCGCGTACGGATCCGCAGTTGTGTTGGCTGTGGTGATTGTGGTCGTACTCGCGACGGTGTTCTACCTCAACCCGCTCGGACGGAAGTCGTTCTCGTTCAGAACTACCGATGCGTCCGCAATCACCGTTGGTCAGGACGTGCGTGTCGCGGGTATCGGCGTCGGATCGGTGACCGCGGTGTCGATGGAGGCAGAGTCGGTAGTGGTGGAAGCCGAGATCGACGATTCCGTCCTGGTCGGGTCCGACTCCCGTATCGAAGTGCGGATGCTCACGCCGGTCGGCGGGTATGCCATCACCCTGATTCCTCTTGGCGAAATACCCATCGGCGACCAACCGATTCCGATGGAACAGGTTCAGGTTCCGTACTCCATCGGTGATGTACTTCAAGCAGCACCGCATGCGACGGACAACATCAAGGGCGACACCGTCGACGCGAACCTGGACGAGGTCGCTCGGGCCCTCGGTGAGAACTCGTCGTCGGTCGGTTCGGTCATCTCGGGAATGACGAGTATTGCCCGAATCATGGACGAGCAACGTGAACAGGTCCGTACCGTCGCCGCGCTTGCCGCGGAGTACACCCAGACCTTCAATGCCAACCGCGAATTCGTCTTCGATCTCATCAGACAGATAGATATCGTCCTGTCCACGTACAACACCACTCACGTGGGATTCAACGAGGCTTACCGGTTGCTCGGCGAGGTCTTGATGACACTTGCGCCCTTCGAGTCGTACTACCTCGAGCACAAGGAAGAGGTGCTCGGTGCGGTGAACCAGGCGAAGTCCGTCATCGAGGATTTCCAGACCACGGTCGGACCGACTATCACCAATCTCGAAACGATGCGTTCGCAACTCGCCGACTGGTTGACACCCGAAGGACTGGCCACTATCGCCGGCGGTCAGCTCATGGCGTCCGATATCTGTGTTCCGGTTCCCGGACGGAAGTGCTGACATGACAAAGAATTCACGTGTATTCGTGACCGTGGGAGCGATAGTCGGGGTTGCACTTGTCACGGTGGCCGGCGTTGCTGCGGCCACCGCTGTGACAAGCGCGGATCGATCGCAGTTCTGCGCGGAGATGCCCGACGCGATCGGCCTGTATGCCGGGAACCCGGTTACACAGATGGGATACGAGGTCGGTCGAGTCGAGTCCATCGAACCCCGCGGGAACCATGTCGAGGTGACGTTCTCCTTGGTCTCTGGACGAGCGTATCCGGAAGATGTTCGCGCCGTTACTCGATCGAAGTCGATTCTTGCCGATCGCACTCTCGAACTGGTGGGAAACTACAGCACCGGTCCTGAGCTGGCATCGGGGAGTTGTATCCCGTTGGAGCACAGCTACACTCCGAAAAGTATTTCCGAGATCACGGGTTCGGCTGCCGATTTCATCGACGCAATTGCGCCGAATGACGGGAATCAGAGCGTCGCCGCCACAGTGGCGGGACTTGAAGAAGCACTGCGGGGGCAAGGGGAGAATGCGCGGGCACTGATGACGCATGCCGCTTCAGCTGCCTCGAATCCAGACAAACTGATTGCGGATATCGGTTCGGCTATTACGAACATGGCTCCGCTTTCCGAAGACGCGCTGCAGAATTGGAGTTCGATCCGGTCGATTGTCGAGCAACTTCCGGACATCGTTGCAGCTGGGCCCACGCTCTGGCCAGGGGTTATTGCAGTATGTGAGGGCATCGGTTGGCTGGTCGCGACGTTGGACGACATCCAACAGAGTTACGGCGCCGATATTTGGTCCTTCATGCACGGAAATGCCACAGCATCGATAAAATTGGCGGCAACTCAGTCGAAAGATCTTGCCGGACTAATATCTTCGATTCCCTCCGTTGCCCCTCTGCTCACCCAGCAGGCGTCGAACCAGAATGAGATCAGTTTTGCCTATCAACCGGCGACCGTGAGGTTGGGCTCTGTCGACGTTCCGCCGGTGAGTTTGCTCGACCTTGTTCTCTTGGAAGGGAACTGACGTGATACGCAATAGAGTGCGGAAGCTGCTGTGCATCATCACGTGTGGCGCTGCCTTATCGAGTCTGTCCGCCTGTTCCCTCGGCCCGGACGATTTACCATCGGCGCGAAGCGGTATCGGCGAGGGCTACGAGATGATGCTGGAATTCTCGAGCGTGATGAACCTGCCGACCGGCGCTGACGTGATCATGGACGGCTTGCGTGTCGGTGAAGTGCGTTCTCTCGAAGTGTCCGGCAACATCGTGACGGTCCATGCCGGCATTAGAACCGATACGAAGGTCCCTGCAAATGCGGGTGCCATTATCCGTCAGGACACACTTCTCGGAGACACCTACATCGCAATTACCCGCGACCCCGAGATTCGCGGTGGCGCAATCCCACCCGGAGGTACTGTTCCGGTCAGCCGGACCATCTCACCCCCTCAACTCGAGGACACCATCGCGGTTCTGGCGAACTTCGTGAACGGCGGAAGCATCCAGAAGATCGAAGATGTCATGGGTCGGGTGAACAGCGTGATGCCGGCGAAGTCTGCTGTCGACGACCTCGCGTCGATCGTGGCTGTGGACATGCACGACCTGGCAGGTCGAACCGGCCAAATCGACCGGACTTTGGACGGATTGAATGCAACTGCGCTCTCGATGACGGACCGTGGCGAACAACTGGCCACGATATTCGACCCCTCGGCAGTCCACTACTGGCGTCGTGTCGCGATCTCCGTCGTATCGCACATCGGTCAGATCCTTCCATCCGTCGGAAGTGTCTACGAAGGTGGATTGTGGATGGTACCCATGTTGAACTCCATGGCAGACTCGGCGGATTCCATCGGTGAAACGTTGGTAGAGGCCCCACGGACGTCGGTGACGGTGGCGAATTTCCTTCGCACCACGTTGATTCCGTTTGCGAAAAGCCCTTCGATCGACATCAAGTCCGTCGAGACATCGGATGGTGAGCAAGTGATCGCCGATGCCGAGAACATCCTTCGTTTGCTAGGAGCGGTGAAATGAGGGGTAAGACATTGATGTCCGTCGTCGGGATGATCGCAATCACGACCGCATCATTCGTGTACATGGGCAAGGCAGGTTTGCAGTTCGGTGCGTTCGAAGATGTGAACTCCGCTCGGATGGAAATTTCAGACACCAACGGTCTCGTTGTCGGTTCGAGGGTGTTGTTGAGAGGGGTGGCAATCGGGCACGTCAGCGACGTGACAGCATCGGCGAACAGCATCGAAGTTGATTGGAATTACACACGTGGGCAGAGTATTCCAGTTGGCAGTGTCTTTCGTGTCGACAATCTATCGGCGCTCGGCGAGTCGTATCTCTCCGTACTTCCACCATCGGAATCCGGACCGTTCATGCAGGACGGGGACAGTGTTCCAGAGTCCCAGGTTGTGGTGCCGACAACCTTCAAGGAACTGTCCGAACGGTTGACCAGGCTGCTCGAACAAGTGGATCCGGTTCAGGTGCAGCAGATTTTCGAGACTGTGGACATTGCGCTTCCTGACGACTTTGCTGTGCTGAACAACCTCAGCCGCGCCGGAGAACTGTTGGCCGCCACACTTGCCCAGCAATCCGACAACATCACAACGCTATTCGAGACTTTGCAGCCTCTTCTCATGGAGAGCGGCACGCTGCCCGCCGGACTACGAGACTCGACTCCGCAGGTCGCAGAATTCGGCCAGGGCTTTCATGATCTGCTGACCGGAATTCATTTTGCAGTGGTGAAAGGACCCCTCCGTGACGGTATCGCGGAAGGTGTCAGCCCGTTCCTGAGTGAGTTGCAGACGTTCCTCGACGAGACCGCTCCGTCCATCGAAGCGATCGGAGTGAATCTACTTCCCGCAGTACAAGCCGGAGCCGCGTCCGTACGAACCGTCGACATCGGGCGCCTACTCGACAACATCCTTGCGGCTACCGCGTCCGGGGACGCTTTGACCGTTCATGCACGAATCCCAGGCTGACTGTTCATTACCCAGGCACGATGTAACGAAGGGCAAAAACCATGCAGGATATCGCCGTTACCCACACTGATGCTGAAGTAGATGCCGAAGGTCGGACGTCCGAATCGTCAACCGATTCTTCTCCCGCAGTACCTCGATCGGTCGCGGTGAAACCGCTTGCGCTCGGTCTCGTAGTTGCACTGCTCGTCATCGGCCTTGCAGTGGTGACGTGGCAACTTCGATCCACGTCGGATGAACTCTCCTCGATCCATTCGGCAGAAGCAGGTCGAGCACAGGCCGAGCAGATCGCCCTGGATTACGCGACCGGGGCCGCGGAGATGGACTTTCGAGATCTGCCCACCTGGCGCACGAGACTGACACAGGGAACCAGTTCGGAACTGTCCAACCGGTTGACGCAAGCGTCGTCATCGATGGAGCAGATCATTTCACCGCTCCAATGGACATCCACCGCGCAGCCGATCTCTGCGAAGGCGGTAGCGGGTGACGGCGGTGTCTATTCGGTGGACTGCTTTATCAGTGTCATGACCACCAACAGCCAAGCTCCTGAGGGAATCATGTCGACAGCGACGTACAAACTCACCATCGACAGTGGAGACGACTGGAAGATTACGGAGATCAGCGGAATCGACTCGGCACTTGCTGGTGATGCGGCTCCTCGCTGACACGGCGAAGTCCCTCGACGTGCTGCGTTAATCACGTTTAGAACCCAGCATTCGTTCCACTCTGTAAGTGGCGCCGATTGTGGTGCCACAGACTTACGGAGGTTGCCATGACCCGCATACCTGCAGTGGCGCCCGGTGATGCCGGACCACTGATCAAAGTGGCGTACAAGTTCGCGGCCCGGCAGTTCGACGAGGTCCCAGAACCGTTTGCCGTGCTCGCGAACCACAAGAAGCTGTTTCTCGCGGCTGCCCGACATGAAATGGCAGTACAGAAAGCGTCGAAGGTACTGCCGGTGAGTGTCCGGGAGTTGGCCGTCTACCGCGTGGCCTCCACCGTCGGCTGTTCGTGGTGCGTCGACTTCGGCACGATGCTCGCACGTCTGGACGGCCTTGACGTCGAGCGTTTGAAAGCGATTGAGCATTATCGGGATTCGCCGCTCTACAGCGAGGACGAGCGAGCAGCCATTGCGTACGCAGACGCGATGACAGGTTCCCCTCGCGGCGAGCACGGTGTCACCGACGAGCAGGTCGCGGATCTCGAAACTCGGTTCGGCCGGGCCGGCGTGGTGGAGCTGACCTATCAGATCGGGCTCGAGAACATGCGATCCCGGATGTACTCCGCATTGGGGATTACCGAGCAGGGCTTCAGCACCGATTCCTGCCGGGTTCCGTGGGCGGAGGACTGAACATGTAAGTCCGCAAGAGCGGACAATTTGATCTGTTTTTAACGCATCTGCGGGCGTTTGGGCTTGTTTGGTACTGCTGTGAGCCCTACGATCACGAGGTGCCCAACATACGAATACGCGAGGCGGCCGGACTGCTCGGTGTCAGTGACGACACTGTGCGTCGGTGGATCGACAGCGGTCAACTGAGTGCCGCGGCCGACGATTCGGGGCGCAAGGTGATCGACGGAGCCGAGTTGGCCGCGTTTGCGCGATCCAACGCGGCTCCCGCGCCCACGGACCCGCTCAGT
The nucleotide sequence above comes from Rhodococcus sp. KBS0724. Encoded proteins:
- a CDS encoding carboxymuconolactone decarboxylase family protein codes for the protein MTRIPAVAPGDAGPLIKVAYKFAARQFDEVPEPFAVLANHKKLFLAAARHEMAVQKASKVLPVSVRELAVYRVASTVGCSWCVDFGTMLARLDGLDVERLKAIEHYRDSPLYSEDERAAIAYADAMTGSPRGEHGVTDEQVADLETRFGRAGVVELTYQIGLENMRSRMYSALGITEQGFSTDSCRVPWAED
- a CDS encoding MlaD family protein, yielding MQPLTRIRKPVAPGPESEVRRQVAYGSAVVLAVVIVVVLATVFYLNPLGRKSFSFRTTDASAITVGQDVRVAGIGVGSVTAVSMEAESVVVEAEIDDSVLVGSDSRIEVRMLTPVGGYAITLIPLGEIPIGDQPIPMEQVQVPYSIGDVLQAAPHATDNIKGDTVDANLDEVARALGENSSSVGSVISGMTSIARIMDEQREQVRTVAALAAEYTQTFNANREFVFDLIRQIDIVLSTYNTTHVGFNEAYRLLGEVLMTLAPFESYYLEHKEEVLGAVNQAKSVIEDFQTTVGPTITNLETMRSQLADWLTPEGLATIAGGQLMASDICVPVPGRKC
- a CDS encoding MlaD family protein — protein: MRIASEYALTLVKLAVAVLVSALLFVIVVSAMKNPVSGETHSYSAEFTDVSGLGINGDVRTQGVRIGKIEEVDLVREDGRSVAKVRFTMETDYELTENTILAVKYQNLTGVRYIDAEFAALPGNSVETLSADRTRPSFDITTLFNGLQPVLATMSTDDINTFTENAISLLQGDGGGLAPMLDDAQKLADLAHDREQVLSTLTDNLARISDSMGGRSPEVVEFLESVSFPIAKAMSVLDEFPKTAKFGPEFLTPIKRLIDGSGLYPGMDVDKMMSDAFASMPDAAEALRLLPMAFAGLQLPNAAPQGPDALHCSNGVAQLPSEVEVLLRGIEVVVCNP
- a CDS encoding Mce family protein encodes the protein MSKSSSQDFLRGVPRRQAKVLHSAGLGVIVTACAVVVFAVWILPKFDEPSGMPISIDVPFVGPGVTTGTKVILRGGEVGEVVRLERTDSESVRLDLELDHDQISGLTDTFDVDFRPRNYFGSTAVNLVSRSGGVALASGATLERLPLGDFTMSTMIEKGSLTIDGTLTDSMITTLNKTIRYTDGLTPLFDAGLIFADRVAQTQRELPSELLAYLNDVLGEMPAFNRAAIDALTSIYYSVFNVRPDGSIGVHDPLLDEADQGLALAATKLFGQAGALLASHGDELTPVTQVVATIADMIPHLREDGAQPERLREAIESLDNAFSDTDTGKRLDLRIVLDDIPSLAVPLGITRASAPLGEGAGQ
- a CDS encoding MlaD family protein, yielding MTKNSRVFVTVGAIVGVALVTVAGVAAATAVTSADRSQFCAEMPDAIGLYAGNPVTQMGYEVGRVESIEPRGNHVEVTFSLVSGRAYPEDVRAVTRSKSILADRTLELVGNYSTGPELASGSCIPLEHSYTPKSISEITGSAADFIDAIAPNDGNQSVAATVAGLEEALRGQGENARALMTHAASAASNPDKLIADIGSAITNMAPLSEDALQNWSSIRSIVEQLPDIVAAGPTLWPGVIAVCEGIGWLVATLDDIQQSYGADIWSFMHGNATASIKLAATQSKDLAGLISSIPSVAPLLTQQASNQNEISFAYQPATVRLGSVDVPPVSLLDLVLLEGN
- a CDS encoding MlaD family protein, with protein sequence MIRNRVRKLLCIITCGAALSSLSACSLGPDDLPSARSGIGEGYEMMLEFSSVMNLPTGADVIMDGLRVGEVRSLEVSGNIVTVHAGIRTDTKVPANAGAIIRQDTLLGDTYIAITRDPEIRGGAIPPGGTVPVSRTISPPQLEDTIAVLANFVNGGSIQKIEDVMGRVNSVMPAKSAVDDLASIVAVDMHDLAGRTGQIDRTLDGLNATALSMTDRGEQLATIFDPSAVHYWRRVAISVVSHIGQILPSVGSVYEGGLWMVPMLNSMADSADSIGETLVEAPRTSVTVANFLRTTLIPFAKSPSIDIKSVETSDGEQVIADAENILRLLGAVK
- a CDS encoding ABC transporter permease yields the protein MLRPVRVLGQAVTRGIEEVGQAAVFTAKTISLLPKTVRHYRKQTMTTMNNMAWGNGSLIVDGGVVSLMFFLGVAVGAVVAIQAFMAFDLLGFGALTGIIGSFGNVRVIAPIITGIGFAAQAGCRMTAEIGAMRISEEIDATESMGLQAIPFVVGTRLIGSMLIVIPGYLMALMVSFITGGFIIKTFHSQPSGTYDHYFSQFLSVPDLAASVLKAVIFCGVVTMIHCYYGYFANGGPAGVGAASGQAIRASLVAIVVLNFLMTVAIWGLSPELAFKG
- a CDS encoding MlaD family protein; this translates as MRGKTLMSVVGMIAITTASFVYMGKAGLQFGAFEDVNSARMEISDTNGLVVGSRVLLRGVAIGHVSDVTASANSIEVDWNYTRGQSIPVGSVFRVDNLSALGESYLSVLPPSESGPFMQDGDSVPESQVVVPTTFKELSERLTRLLEQVDPVQVQQIFETVDIALPDDFAVLNNLSRAGELLAATLAQQSDNITTLFETLQPLLMESGTLPAGLRDSTPQVAEFGQGFHDLLTGIHFAVVKGPLRDGIAEGVSPFLSELQTFLDETAPSIEAIGVNLLPAVQAGAASVRTVDIGRLLDNILAATASGDALTVHARIPG
- a CDS encoding ABC transporter permease — protein: MRSLATLGRSAQLAAEILTYTVTDIVRFRLPVREVAEQMWKLLKVTALPALLMAVPIGAEVSVQVGGIMNQVGANSLAGAASGLGVVGQGAPMAAGLLMSGAAASAIASDLGARAIREEIEAIRVMGIDPVQRLVVPRFIAMIAIAPMLCVSIIAAGVAAGLIISANVNNVVPGSFWQSFGSFATTTDLAFSVLKSVLFAAIVVLIASLRGLEAKGGPKGVANAVNASVVLSVFCIFMTNLGVSQLQMMFFPARLA